A window of Paenibacillus sp. 19GGS1-52 contains these coding sequences:
- the accD gene encoding acetyl-CoA carboxylase, carboxyltransferase subunit beta, protein MFKDLFQKKRKYATIPSERLERSGGPAEGERPKREIPEGLMNKCNKCGTIQYSKELEKNLKVCPSCGYHMRLNATERIAMMLDPEGFTQFDSEMTSVDPLHFPGYASKLEQQQLKTGQLDAVITGQGSIGGHPVIVAVMNFEFFSGSMGSVVGEKITRAVEVATEKRLPMLIFSTSGGARMQESILSLMQMAKTSAALARFDEAGGLYISVITDPTTGGVSASFASLGDINIAEPGAVFGFAGRIVIEQTIRQKLPDDFQTAEFNLQHGQLDLVVHRKELRATLTKILELHDVKGGF, encoded by the coding sequence GTGTTTAAAGATTTATTTCAGAAAAAACGAAAGTACGCGACTATTCCTTCAGAACGTCTGGAGCGGAGCGGTGGACCGGCGGAAGGGGAACGCCCGAAACGGGAGATTCCTGAAGGACTTATGAATAAGTGCAACAAGTGCGGAACGATTCAGTACAGCAAAGAGCTGGAGAAGAATCTAAAGGTATGTCCGTCCTGCGGTTATCATATGCGCCTGAACGCCACGGAGCGTATTGCAATGATGCTAGACCCTGAAGGTTTTACCCAGTTTGACAGCGAGATGACATCTGTAGACCCACTGCATTTTCCTGGCTATGCTTCCAAGCTGGAACAGCAGCAACTGAAAACTGGACAACTTGATGCTGTGATTACCGGACAGGGAAGTATCGGCGGTCATCCAGTTATCGTTGCTGTGATGAATTTTGAATTTTTCTCCGGAAGCATGGGCTCGGTCGTTGGAGAGAAGATTACCCGCGCTGTCGAGGTGGCTACGGAGAAACGGCTTCCAATGCTGATTTTCTCAACCTCGGGCGGAGCCAGAATGCAGGAGAGCATCCTTAGTCTTATGCAGATGGCGAAGACGAGCGCAGCGTTGGCTCGTTTTGACGAAGCAGGAGGACTATACATTTCGGTCATTACGGATCCGACAACCGGCGGAGTTTCGGCAAGCTTTGCCAGCCTGGGCGATATTAATATTGCTGAGCCTGGGGCAGTTTTTGGTTTTGCCGGAAGGATTGTGATTGAGCAGACCATTCGCCAGAAGCTGCCGGATGATTTTCAGACCGCGGAGTTTAATCTGCAGCACGGACAGCTGGATTTAGTAGTACACCGCAAGGAATTGCGGGCAACACTGACCAAGATTTTGGAATTGCATGACGTGAAAGGGGGATTTTAG
- a CDS encoding phosphatidylglycerophosphatase A, translating to MSYQMAVELLERRGVSLTSIAEIVYILQSAYYSDLSEEECLSSVKAVLGKREVQYTLMTGIALDELAEKGLLPQPLQAVMEADESLYGADETLALGITGVYGMIGLTGFGYLDKIKLGIIGKLNDDKSSIHVFLDDLVASVAAAASARIAHRHEGAKVYPHITGTE from the coding sequence ATGTCCTATCAAATGGCAGTGGAACTGCTGGAGCGAAGAGGAGTATCGCTTACTTCTATTGCAGAGATCGTCTATATCTTGCAGTCGGCCTATTATTCCGATTTATCCGAAGAGGAATGTCTTTCTAGTGTCAAAGCAGTTCTTGGTAAACGAGAGGTGCAGTATACATTGATGACGGGGATTGCCCTTGATGAGCTGGCGGAGAAGGGGTTGCTGCCACAGCCGCTGCAAGCGGTTATGGAGGCGGATGAGTCACTTTACGGGGCGGACGAGACTCTGGCGCTAGGGATCACAGGGGTATATGGGATGATTGGACTAACCGGCTTCGGTTATCTGGATAAAATAAAGCTTGGAATCATTGGCAAACTGAACGATGATAAGAGTAGCATTCATGTATTTCTGGACGACCTGGTTGCAAGTGTAGCGGCAGCGGCTTCTGCTAGAATTGCGCATCGGCATGAAGGGGCGAAAGTATACCCACATATCACAGGCACGGAATAA
- a CDS encoding glutamate decarboxylase: MWTVIYIAPTARVADMIKSKLMEEGFLVECRPINMSKQQFEVLVPSGELEEVQEALNLILHP, from the coding sequence ATGTGGACGGTAATATATATTGCTCCGACCGCCAGAGTGGCGGATATGATTAAGAGCAAGCTGATGGAAGAAGGATTTCTGGTAGAATGCCGTCCAATCAATATGTCCAAGCAGCAGTTTGAGGTTCTGGTTCCTTCGGGTGAGCTTGAGGAAGTGCAGGAAGCCCTTAATCTGATTCTGCATCCCTGA
- a CDS encoding acetyl-CoA carboxylase carboxyltransferase subunit alpha: protein MAGELPFEMPLVEMRKKIAELKQFGEEKGIDFSDEVARLEERYRILEEELYSNISPSQKMHLARHQGRPTSLDLIGLIFTDFIELHGDRLFGDDLAVVGGIGKLNGIPVTVIGQQRGKDTKENILRFFGSAHPEGFRKALRLMQQADKFRRPIITFIDTKGAYPGNTAEERGQSEAIARNLREMSQLGVPVICVVIGEGGSGGALALAVGNRVLMLEHAIYSAISPNGAASILWKDASKADQAAEAMKITADDLLGMEVIEEIVPEPKGGAHRDYETTAANIKDVLWRHLQELSTLDSAELKEDRYRKFRKIGEFAETQQELTLPEEEAVSEE, encoded by the coding sequence TTGGCAGGAGAGTTGCCTTTTGAAATGCCTCTGGTTGAAATGCGCAAGAAGATCGCCGAGCTGAAACAGTTCGGAGAAGAGAAGGGGATTGATTTCAGCGATGAGGTCGCCCGGCTGGAGGAGCGCTACCGCATATTGGAAGAAGAACTGTACTCTAACATTTCTCCATCTCAGAAAATGCATTTGGCCCGTCATCAGGGACGCCCGACATCCCTTGATCTTATAGGACTGATCTTCACTGATTTTATTGAACTGCATGGAGATCGCCTGTTTGGCGATGATCTTGCAGTTGTAGGCGGCATCGGCAAGCTGAATGGCATTCCGGTCACAGTGATCGGCCAGCAGCGCGGTAAAGATACTAAAGAGAATATTTTGCGTTTCTTCGGCAGCGCGCATCCCGAGGGCTTCCGCAAGGCGCTTCGTCTGATGCAGCAGGCGGACAAGTTCCGGCGTCCGATTATAACCTTTATCGATACGAAGGGTGCTTATCCTGGCAATACAGCAGAGGAGAGAGGCCAATCTGAAGCGATCGCCCGTAATTTGCGGGAGATGTCCCAGCTTGGTGTTCCAGTCATCTGCGTGGTAATCGGAGAAGGCGGAAGTGGTGGTGCCTTGGCACTGGCTGTCGGCAATCGTGTGCTGATGCTTGAGCATGCGATTTATTCGGCAATTTCCCCTAATGGAGCCGCGTCTATTTTGTGGAAAGATGCCTCAAAGGCAGATCAGGCAGCAGAAGCTATGAAGATTACTGCTGATGATTTGCTGGGTATGGAAGTGATCGAGGAGATCGTTCCGGAGCCTAAGGGCGGTGCACACCGGGATTACGAGACTACAGCAGCGAATATCAAGGATGTTCTATGGCGTCATTTGCAGGAACTGTCCACTTTGGATTCTGCGGAGCTTAAAGAAGATCGCTACCGTAAATTCCGTAAAATTGGTGAGTTTGCCGAGACCCAGCAGGAGCTAACGCTTCCTGAAGAAGAGGCTGTAAGCGAAGAGTAA